The Verrucomicrobiota bacterium genome contains a region encoding:
- the infA gene encoding translation initiation factor IF-1: MPKEEPIELTGTITQVLPGTMFRVALGNGHVVLAHISGKMRKHFIRISVGDKVKAEMSPYDLGKARITFRAK, from the coding sequence ATGCCGAAGGAAGAGCCGATTGAGTTGACCGGCACGATCACACAGGTGCTGCCCGGCACCATGTTCCGCGTCGCGCTGGGGAACGGCCACGTGGTCCTCGCCCACATCTCCGGCAAGATGCGCAAACACTTCATCCGCATCTCCGTCGGGGACAAGGTCAAGGCCGAGATGTCGCCCTATGATCTGGGCAAGGCGCGGATCACCTTCCGCGCGAAGTAA
- a CDS encoding RDD family protein, with amino-acid sequence MLRFIGFVLDTSTVNVITQVLVTLALVFIMVSPDIVIALRILLPFIVQVGYGIGCEWLWRGQTLGKWVLRMRVMDAQGLRLQFSQVVMRNLLRPVDSLPLLGFVGAVAMFLNRHNQRLGDLAANTVVVRQPRLREPDLDQLLSRKYNSLRDHPHLEARLRQRVSPAEAAVALQALLRRDELDPSARVGLFSEIAARFRSLVEFPPESTEGLTDEQHVRNVLDVVFRVRRDDPAGAAKSAGRGELEELAGK; translated from the coding sequence ATGTTGCGGTTCATCGGGTTCGTCCTCGACACTTCGACCGTGAACGTGATCACGCAGGTGCTCGTCACGCTTGCGCTGGTCTTCATCATGGTCAGCCCCGACATCGTCATCGCGCTGCGCATCCTGCTGCCGTTTATCGTGCAGGTCGGCTACGGCATCGGGTGCGAGTGGTTGTGGCGCGGGCAGACGCTCGGCAAGTGGGTGCTCCGGATGCGCGTGATGGACGCGCAGGGATTGCGCCTGCAGTTCAGCCAGGTCGTGATGCGCAATCTTCTGCGGCCGGTGGATTCATTGCCGCTGCTCGGGTTTGTCGGCGCTGTTGCGATGTTCCTCAACCGCCACAACCAGCGGCTCGGAGACCTCGCGGCGAACACGGTCGTCGTCCGCCAGCCGCGCCTGCGCGAGCCGGACCTCGATCAACTGCTCTCGCGCAAATACAACTCGCTTCGCGATCACCCGCACCTCGAGGCGCGGCTGCGTCAGCGCGTTTCCCCGGCCGAGGCCGCAGTGGCGTTGCAAGCCCTGCTGCGCCGCGACGAACTGGACCCGTCCGCGCGCGTCGGACTTTTCAGCGAGATTGCCGCGCGGTTCCGGTCGCTCGTCGAATTCCCGCCCGAATCCACGGAGGGCCTCACGGACGAGCAGCACGTCCGCAACGTACTCGACGTCGTGTTCCGCGTCCGACGCGATGACCCGGCAGGAGCGGCGAAGTCCGCCGGGCGCGGCGAACTCGAAGAACTCGCGGGGAAATGA
- a CDS encoding stage II sporulation protein M — MIIDVEKFVTAERPFWSELEQLLGRLENEPGFQPDLAQLRRLHYLYERTSSDLAKIATFSAEPETRAFLENLVARAYGEIHETRRRGHRIRPVEWFMVTFPRTFRRHARAFWLGVIITLAGTALGAFALMFDPDAKASVLPRMFANHLGDPAKRVAEEEKSGGTAAHAGAKARFSAHLMRNNIQVSVNAMAFGLTYGIGTIVVLFYNGVILGLICADYIIAGQSKFLAAWLLPHGSIEIPAILIAGQAGLVLASALIGRGSRASLRERLRQAAPDLATLIGGVAVMLVWAGFVEAFLSQYHEPVIPYSLKIAFGVVELGVLWVFLARAGLKPTTDEQAEGGLPAAKLPQST; from the coding sequence GTGATCATCGATGTGGAAAAATTTGTGACCGCCGAGCGGCCGTTTTGGTCGGAGCTGGAGCAACTGCTTGGGCGTCTCGAGAACGAGCCGGGGTTTCAACCGGACCTCGCCCAGCTCCGGCGGCTGCACTACCTCTACGAACGCACGTCGTCGGACCTCGCGAAGATAGCGACCTTCTCGGCCGAGCCGGAGACGCGCGCCTTCCTCGAGAACCTCGTGGCGCGCGCATACGGCGAGATTCACGAGACGCGTCGACGCGGCCACCGCATACGGCCGGTGGAGTGGTTCATGGTCACGTTTCCGCGCACCTTCCGGCGGCACGCGCGGGCATTCTGGCTTGGCGTCATCATCACCCTGGCGGGCACCGCGCTCGGGGCGTTCGCGCTCATGTTCGACCCCGATGCGAAGGCGAGCGTGCTGCCGCGCATGTTTGCGAATCACCTCGGGGACCCGGCCAAGCGCGTCGCCGAGGAGGAAAAGTCCGGCGGCACCGCAGCCCATGCCGGCGCGAAGGCGAGATTCTCGGCGCACCTCATGCGGAACAACATCCAAGTGTCGGTTAACGCGATGGCTTTCGGTCTCACCTACGGCATCGGCACCATCGTGGTGCTCTTCTACAATGGCGTGATCCTCGGCCTCATCTGCGCGGACTACATCATTGCGGGGCAGTCGAAGTTTCTTGCGGCATGGCTGCTGCCGCACGGTTCGATTGAGATTCCCGCGATTCTCATCGCAGGGCAGGCGGGGCTCGTGCTTGCCTCGGCGCTGATCGGCCGCGGGAGCCGCGCGTCGCTGCGCGAGCGGTTGCGCCAGGCCGCGCCCGACCTTGCCACGCTCATCGGAGGCGTGGCGGTGATGCTGGTGTGGGCGGGATTCGTCGAGGCGTTTCTCTCGCAGTATCACGAGCCGGTGATTCCCTACTCGTTGAAGATCGCGTTCGGCGTGGTCGAACTGGGTGTGCTGTGGGTTTTCCTCGCGCGCGCGGGCCTCAAGCCGACGACGGACGAGCAGGCCGAGGGCGGATTGCCCGCGGCAAAACTCCCGCAATCGACGTGA